From the genome of Geminocystis herdmanii PCC 6308, one region includes:
- a CDS encoding Uma2 family endonuclease encodes MVSSIEPKTEQKHYSVDEYLALEEIAEEKHEYHDGEIITMTGGTTNHNTLALTIASFLFTQLSAEDYQVYISDVRLFIEQYNRYTYPDVMVVKGKPIYQGKGTTSVKNPLLIVEVLSKSTQNYDQTDKFDAYRSISDLQEYILIDQYQYYVKQFAKNQEGKWVLSDYLGKETVLKLESLPLEISLENLYQRVIFNIAE; translated from the coding sequence ATGGTAAGTTCGATCGAGCCTAAAACAGAACAAAAACATTACAGCGTTGACGAATATCTTGCCTTAGAAGAAATAGCCGAAGAAAAACACGAATATCATGATGGAGAAATTATCACCATGACGGGGGGTACAACTAATCACAATACTTTAGCTTTAACTATTGCTTCATTTTTATTCACCCAACTTAGTGCAGAAGATTATCAAGTGTATATCAGTGATGTGCGGTTATTTATTGAACAATATAACCGTTATACTTATCCTGATGTGATGGTAGTAAAGGGAAAACCCATATATCAAGGTAAAGGTACAACTTCCGTCAAAAATCCTTTGTTAATTGTGGAAGTGTTATCTAAATCCACACAAAATTATGATCAAACTGATAAATTTGACGCTTATCGATCGATCTCAGATTTACAAGAATATATCTTAATTGATCAGTATCAATATTATGTCAAACAATTTGCCAAAAATCAAGAGGGAAAATGGGTTTTAAGTGATTATTTAGGCAAAGAAACCGTATTAAAATTAGAATCTTTACCCTTAGAAATTAGCCTCGAAAATTTATATCAAAGAGTTATTTTTAATATTGCTGAATAA
- a CDS encoding transglutaminase domain-containing protein, translating to MTTEREYRERQKRTKKRYKPKKKTNNILSILWILIVFSSVVLTIKNQPKYFSLNDKKQLTWQNILNSFSNNSLRILTQEFITKIDEPIVINNPVNLQNKKFTAIDSKARSIQYTGNSVKELANILSSYATTDEEKARIIYTWITHNISYDVVALQNLFDRNIYPDVKVETVLNTRSTICSGYANLYQQLAQYMGLKSVIVIGYAKGIDYAVGEDNQVNHAWNAVKIDDDWYLIDTTWGSGTVNDNVFKAKFNPYYFATNPKEFIYSHFPENSQWQLLNTPYSREQFDIFADISPTLFQYDIKLISHKNLQIDTDNRVNITLKAPKNVVAIAQLKSAEKPLPENYTLVQKQGENIIVNASFPEEGNYQLDIFAKPKDDSNKYPLIVTYDISAKGKSSQFPKTFQHFIDNNGYIESPLTAKLTPNQNTYFKLRVDSAIEVKVVNKSTNQWHDLTRYGNVFTGNINVGNGEIIVYAKFPNDNRYWALLEYSNNQN from the coding sequence ATGACTACAGAAAGAGAATATCGGGAAAGGCAAAAACGAACAAAAAAAAGATACAAGCCTAAAAAGAAAACCAATAATATTCTGTCCATTTTATGGATATTAATTGTTTTTTCTTCTGTGGTATTAACCATTAAAAATCAACCTAAATATTTTAGTTTAAATGATAAAAAACAATTAACATGGCAAAATATATTAAATTCTTTTTCTAATAATTCTTTGAGAATTTTAACTCAAGAATTTATTACAAAAATTGATGAGCCTATTGTTATTAATAATCCTGTTAATTTACAAAACAAAAAATTTACAGCTATTGATAGCAAAGCAAGAAGTATTCAATATACGGGAAATTCTGTTAAGGAATTAGCTAATATTTTATCGAGCTATGCCACTACAGATGAAGAAAAAGCTCGAATTATTTATACATGGATTACCCATAATATTAGTTATGATGTGGTTGCTTTACAAAATTTGTTCGATCGAAATATTTACCCTGATGTTAAAGTAGAAACTGTCTTAAATACTCGATCGACCATTTGTTCAGGTTATGCTAATTTATATCAACAATTAGCTCAATATATGGGATTAAAATCAGTAATTGTGATTGGATATGCCAAAGGAATTGATTATGCAGTGGGAGAAGATAATCAAGTAAATCATGCTTGGAATGCGGTTAAAATTGATGATGATTGGTATTTAATTGATACAACTTGGGGAAGCGGTACAGTTAATGATAATGTTTTTAAAGCTAAATTTAATCCCTATTATTTCGCAACAAATCCTAAAGAATTTATTTATAGTCATTTCCCCGAAAATTCTCAATGGCAATTATTAAATACACCTTATTCTCGTGAACAATTTGATATTTTTGCCGATATTTCTCCTACTTTATTTCAATACGATATAAAATTAATTAGCCATAAAAACTTACAAATTGATACTGATAATCGTGTTAATATTACCCTCAAAGCACCTAAAAATGTGGTAGCGATCGCGCAACTAAAATCAGCAGAAAAACCATTACCCGAAAACTATACCTTAGTGCAAAAACAAGGAGAAAATATCATTGTTAATGCCAGTTTTCCAGAAGAAGGAAACTATCAATTAGATATATTTGCTAAACCAAAAGATGATAGTAATAAATATCCTTTAATCGTTACCTATGATATTTCTGCTAAAGGTAAAAGTAGTCAATTTCCCAAAACTTTTCAACATTTTATTGATAATAATGGCTACATAGAATCACCTTTAACAGCTAAACTTACTCCTAATCAAAATACTTATTTTAAACTCAGAGTTGACTCAGCAATAGAGGTAAAAGTAGTAAATAAATCGACTAATCAATGGCATGATTTAACCCGTTATGGTAACGTTTTTACGGGTAATATTAATGTTGGTAATGGAGAGATTATTGTATATGCTAAATTTCCTAATGATAATCGTTATTGGGCATTATTAGAATATAGTAATAATCAGAATTAA
- a CDS encoding acyl-CoA thioesterase, translated as MEIELDNSFRATTEKWFEYPVIAHPHHTDYAGIVWHGTYLTWMESARIECLRSIGIDYTDLVSLGCDLPVIEINLRYHQSMRMGDHGIVKTRMNEVQGVRIHWDYEITGSNASLIYVSGRVTLVGIDREKGKIMRSLPPLLKDALVKL; from the coding sequence ATGGAGATTGAATTAGATAATAGTTTTCGAGCTACGACAGAAAAATGGTTCGAGTATCCTGTGATTGCTCATCCTCACCATACCGATTATGCAGGAATTGTTTGGCATGGTACTTATTTAACATGGATGGAATCGGCTCGAATTGAATGCTTACGATCGATCGGCATCGATTATACTGATTTAGTTAGTCTAGGCTGTGATTTGCCTGTGATTGAGATTAATTTAAGGTATCATCAATCTATGAGAATGGGAGATCATGGTATTGTGAAAACTCGCATGAATGAAGTGCAAGGGGTAAGAATCCATTGGGATTATGAAATTACAGGCTCTAATGCTTCTTTAATTTATGTTAGTGGTAGAGTGACTTTAGTGGGAATCGATCGAGAGAAAGGTAAAATCATGCGTAGCTTACCGCCATTATTAAAAGATGCCCTTGTCAAATTATAG
- a CDS encoding YtxH domain-containing protein codes for MSQEEKNNAFLLGIVVGSSIATIATLLFSPRNGQENRKIVSKTAQALPEMAQDISSNLQLNSDRLSQSALQKWDNTLNRLKNAITAGVEASQNYKE; via the coding sequence ATGAGTCAAGAAGAAAAAAATAACGCCTTTTTACTGGGTATTGTGGTTGGAAGTTCGATCGCTACGATCGCCACCCTCTTATTTAGTCCTCGCAATGGACAAGAAAACCGTAAAATAGTCAGTAAAACCGCTCAGGCTTTACCCGAAATGGCTCAAGATATTTCATCTAATTTACAACTTAATAGCGATCGACTTTCTCAATCAGCCCTGCAAAAATGGGATAATACCCTTAATCGTCTAAAAAATGCTATCACTGCTGGAGTAGAAGCGAGTCAAAACTATAAAGAATAA
- a CDS encoding nucleotidyltransferase family protein, which yields MTQTDLFDYASARLYLKKKQENLKSKRLALWQQAQQDAEYIIMMIINKYTPKRIIQWGSVLESKHFSEASDIDIAVEGINSIEFMRLLKEAEDMTNFSLDLIRWENVDGSFQKILLRKGKIVYGK from the coding sequence ATGACACAAACAGATTTATTTGATTATGCTAGTGCTAGACTATACCTTAAGAAGAAACAAGAGAATCTCAAAAGCAAACGTTTAGCATTGTGGCAACAAGCCCAACAGGACGCAGAATATATTATCATGATGATTATAAATAAATATACCCCAAAGAGAATTATTCAATGGGGCTCAGTGTTAGAATCTAAGCACTTTTCGGAGGCTTCCGATATTGACATCGCCGTAGAAGGAATTAATTCGATCGAATTTATGAGATTATTAAAAGAGGCAGAAGATATGACCAATTTTTCTTTAGATTTGATACGTTGGGAAAATGTCGATGGTTCATTTCAAAAAATTTTGCTACGAAAAGGGAAAATAGTCTATGGAAAATGA
- a CDS encoding ribonuclease toxin HepT-like protein, with protein MENDDLLVLVSEIKDSQMVLQNINELYLSYQETFADESKRDLRDAVLLAEILCNTYTCIETILFRISRKFENHLDSEEWHKELLRKMRLDIPGIRKAVLSRESYLLLDELRRFRHFKRYYYEFEYDWYRLDYLKTMYEKLVFLINQELEYYNIFLLQCASDEQSS; from the coding sequence ATGGAAAATGATGATTTATTAGTATTAGTCAGCGAAATTAAAGATTCTCAAATGGTTTTACAAAACATTAATGAGTTATATCTTTCCTATCAAGAAACTTTTGCCGATGAATCGAAACGAGATTTAAGGGATGCGGTTTTGTTGGCAGAAATTCTCTGCAATACTTATACTTGTATTGAGACAATTTTATTTCGTATCTCCAGAAAATTTGAAAATCATTTAGATTCAGAGGAATGGCACAAAGAATTATTAAGAAAAATGCGTCTTGATATACCCGGTATTAGAAAAGCGGTTTTATCCCGTGAATCCTATTTATTATTAGACGAATTAAGAAGATTTCGGCACTTTAAAAGATACTACTATGAATTTGAATATGACTGGTATCGATTGGATTATTTAAAAACCATGTACGAAAAATTAGTTTTTTTGATTAATCAGGAATTAGAATACTATAATATTTTCTTATTGCAGTGTGCCTCTGACGAACAATCATCATAA
- a CDS encoding BlaI/MecI/CopY family transcriptional regulator, giving the protein MSFLPKYRPEKLSLGFLEEEVLEIIWDLGSASAKDIHERILADPERELAYASVMTVLQRLTKKGWLKYVKKSRCFYWTPLISKAQAKAVKSYEQLNNFLAISNPDVVASFADSLDTASVEQIQAIADRLTQIRQQRGEDQ; this is encoded by the coding sequence ATGTCTTTTTTACCAAAATATCGACCAGAAAAGTTATCATTAGGCTTCCTAGAAGAAGAAGTTTTAGAGATTATTTGGGATTTAGGATCAGCTAGTGCTAAGGATATTCATGAGAGAATTTTAGCAGACCCAGAACGGGAATTAGCCTACGCTTCTGTCATGACAGTTTTACAAAGATTGACAAAAAAAGGTTGGTTAAAATATGTTAAGAAAAGTCGTTGTTTTTATTGGACTCCTCTCATTTCTAAAGCACAAGCTAAGGCGGTTAAATCCTACGAACAATTAAACAATTTTTTAGCTATTAGTAATCCTGATGTGGTGGCTTCTTTTGCTGATAGTCTTGATACCGCTAGTGTAGAACAAATACAGGCGATCGCCGATCGATTAACTCAAATTCGTCAACAAAGAGGAGAAGATCAATAA
- a CDS encoding M56 family metallopeptidase, with amino-acid sequence MHFILIFTALFIAYTVRSISTLKQVKYQKKWGLSLFLFTFPPLLLLMTCLAVFLMGYHGEMWGIKASKFSYYLAEGFVIFAIFTLIKTIWNLHQLSLLIQEYPLANINGEDIKIIDTSFPYAAQVGFWDSQLVLSQGLIQLLSPEHLNAVIAHETAHKINRDPFFFFWLSYLERLTFWLPNNQNLWNNLLLLRELRADKIASKTVDFLLIAEALLTVTNASIEQEKPLKFNWECPFTNCRLEERIDNLLTESDESSNFNWGQVIWLFLVFIPWIFFPFHNPC; translated from the coding sequence ATGCACTTTATCCTAATTTTTACAGCTTTATTTATTGCTTATACTGTTCGATCGATCAGTACCCTAAAACAAGTAAAATATCAAAAAAAATGGGGTTTATCACTATTTTTATTTACCTTTCCTCCCCTCTTATTATTAATGACTTGTTTAGCGGTTTTTTTAATGGGTTATCATGGGGAAATGTGGGGCATAAAAGCCAGTAAATTTAGTTATTATTTAGCAGAAGGTTTTGTTATTTTTGCTATTTTTACCTTAATAAAAACGATCTGGAATCTTCATCAATTATCCTTATTAATTCAAGAATATCCCTTAGCAAATATCAACGGTGAAGATATTAAAATTATCGATACTTCCTTTCCTTACGCCGCTCAAGTAGGTTTTTGGGACTCTCAATTAGTCCTCAGTCAAGGGTTAATTCAACTATTATCTCCTGAGCATTTAAACGCAGTAATTGCCCACGAAACCGCCCATAAAATCAATAGAGATCCTTTCTTTTTCTTTTGGTTATCATACTTAGAAAGACTAACATTTTGGCTTCCTAATAATCAAAATTTGTGGAATAATTTACTACTTTTAAGAGAATTAAGAGCTGATAAAATTGCTTCTAAAACTGTAGATTTTTTATTGATAGCAGAAGCATTATTAACCGTTACAAATGCCTCGATCGAGCAAGAAAAACCCCTTAAGTTTAATTGGGAATGTCCTTTTACTAATTGCCGTTTAGAAGAAAGAATCGATAATTTACTCACAGAATCAGATGAATCTAGTAACTTTAATTGGGGGCAAGTAATCTGGTTATTTTTAGTCTTTATTCCTTGGATTTTTTTCCCATTTCATAACCCTTGTTAA
- a CDS encoding BrnT family toxin: protein MKLVNIYGEDRWQVLGEVYGIVLFVTYTILENDTIRLISARKATKQERKIWEDYYYE, encoded by the coding sequence ATCAAATTAGTTAATATTTATGGTGAAGATAGATGGCAAGTATTGGGCGAAGTTTATGGTATTGTCTTATTTGTCACTTATACTATATTAGAAAATGATACTATTAGATTAATTTCCGCCAGAAAAGCAACTAAACAAGAAAGAAAAATTTGGGAGGACTACTATTATGAATAA